The Litchfieldia alkalitelluris genome has a window encoding:
- the queG gene encoding tRNA epoxyqueuosine(34) reductase QueG yields MDFKVLKEEIIAYSKTIGIDKIGFASADTFENLKQRLITQQELGYQSGFEESDVIKRTHPDLLLPKAQSIIAIALAYPSKLKNAPRSTKEDRRGIFCRASWGQDYHHVLRDRLNKLEAFILEKIPEAKMKSMVDTGELSDRAVAERAGIGWSGKNCAIITPEFGSYVYLGEMITNLPFEPDTPIEDQCGTCNKCVEVCPTNALVQGGQLDSSKCIAFLTQTKGFLAEQYRVKIGNRLYGCDTCQTVCPENKGKDFHLHAEMEPDPEIVKPKLKGLLHISNKEFKEKYGMLSGSWRGKKPIQRNAIIALAHYKDETAIPDLEKVLANDPRPVLRGTAAWALGKIGNKESIAILEKAASREKDEEVLREINQGIDMLVKVEK; encoded by the coding sequence ATGGATTTTAAAGTGTTAAAGGAGGAAATCATTGCATATAGCAAAACCATCGGAATTGATAAAATTGGGTTTGCGAGTGCGGATACGTTTGAAAATCTAAAACAACGGTTGATTACTCAACAAGAATTAGGTTATCAGTCTGGTTTTGAAGAATCAGATGTGATCAAAAGAACCCATCCCGATCTCTTACTACCCAAAGCCCAGTCTATTATCGCGATTGCACTTGCTTATCCTTCTAAGTTGAAAAATGCCCCTAGGTCTACTAAGGAAGACCGCCGTGGGATATTTTGCCGTGCATCTTGGGGACAAGATTATCATCATGTCTTAAGAGATAGATTGAACAAGCTTGAAGCATTTATCCTAGAAAAAATACCAGAAGCAAAAATGAAATCCATGGTTGATACTGGGGAGTTATCTGACCGAGCAGTTGCTGAGCGTGCTGGAATTGGCTGGAGCGGAAAAAACTGTGCAATCATTACTCCGGAATTCGGTTCTTATGTGTATTTAGGTGAGATGATTACAAATCTTCCATTTGAACCAGATACTCCTATAGAAGATCAGTGTGGAACATGTAATAAGTGTGTGGAGGTATGTCCAACCAATGCATTGGTTCAAGGCGGGCAACTAGATTCTTCAAAGTGTATTGCTTTTTTAACACAAACAAAAGGGTTTTTAGCTGAGCAATATCGAGTTAAAATAGGAAATCGCCTTTATGGTTGCGATACGTGTCAGACGGTTTGTCCCGAAAATAAAGGAAAGGACTTCCATCTTCATGCTGAAATGGAACCAGATCCTGAGATTGTAAAACCAAAGCTAAAAGGCCTACTTCATATTAGTAACAAAGAGTTTAAAGAAAAATATGGAATGCTCTCTGGTTCATGGAGAGGAAAAAAACCGATTCAACGAAATGCGATTATTGCACTTGCACATTATAAGGATGAAACAGCCATCCCGGACTTAGAGAAGGTCTTAGCGAACGACCCACGTCCAGTGCTAAGAGGAACAGCTGCATGGGCATTAGGGAAAATCGGAAATAAAGAATCGATAGCTATTTTAGAAAAAGCCGCTTCTAGGGAAAAAGATGAAGAAGTACTAAGAGAAATCAATCAAGGAATCGACATGCTTGTTAAGGTTGAAAAATAA
- a CDS encoding CBO0543 family protein codes for MHIIVTVIFLCFLFIKGTYRNLNKYGLTVYYVITCNLLYNILCHDHLLWEYKPGVLTTHVLVDLLYTFIILPSVTLLYLSNYPFLQKWLKQARYIMYWVAGSLVISLYFYKTGRLEFNHGYKLWMDALFYPVMYIMLRLHHTRHLLTYILSIIVIVFMMLYFNVPIK; via the coding sequence ATGCATATCATTGTGACAGTCATCTTTTTATGTTTCTTATTTATAAAAGGTACTTATCGTAACCTAAATAAATATGGTTTAACAGTTTATTACGTAATCACGTGTAATTTACTATATAACATATTATGTCATGACCATCTATTATGGGAATATAAGCCGGGTGTTTTAACAACACATGTCCTTGTTGATCTACTTTATACTTTTATTATCCTACCTTCTGTAACCCTACTTTACCTTTCAAACTATCCATTCTTACAAAAGTGGTTAAAACAAGCTCGTTATATTATGTATTGGGTTGCTGGGTCACTGGTAATCAGTCTTTATTTTTACAAAACAGGGAGACTTGAGTTTAATCATGGATATAAGTTGTGGATGGATGCTTTATTTTACCCTGTCATGTATATCATGCTAAGACTTCATCATACTAGACATTTACTTACTTACATTCTTTCAATTATAGTTATTGTCTTTATGATGCTGTATTTTAATGTGCCGATAAAATAA
- a CDS encoding Gfo/Idh/MocA family protein, which produces MKNLRMGIIGVGGIAQGRHIPAYLQLSDQVSLEAVSDINEETAKTVAKTHKIKHVFTNYREMFEVVDAVTICTPNKFHAEITVAALEAGVHVLCEKPMALNIEECNAMIDAAKKSGKVLSIAYHYRFMKDSQAAKRVILEQEIGKPMVARARALRRRKVPGWGVFTNKELQGGGSLIDYGCHFLDLSLWLLGNPEPVEVMGTTYNKLSKMPNQVNMWGSFDHETFEVDDHVTAYIKFDNGASMLFETSWAANIKDDEESLSISGETGGIDLFPLQLNQAKHGMLLNSNVAYIEGEEDPGLPQAKNFINACLGTEELLVKPEEALHVSKIIDAIYKSSEEGRSVRLD; this is translated from the coding sequence ATGAAGAATTTACGAATGGGGATCATTGGTGTTGGAGGAATTGCACAAGGGCGACATATCCCAGCTTACCTACAATTATCAGATCAGGTATCACTTGAAGCGGTTAGTGATATAAATGAAGAAACAGCAAAGACGGTTGCTAAAACCCATAAAATTAAACACGTTTTTACAAATTATCGAGAGATGTTTGAAGTAGTAGATGCTGTAACCATTTGTACTCCTAATAAATTTCATGCGGAAATCACGGTTGCTGCACTTGAGGCTGGAGTTCATGTTTTGTGTGAAAAACCAATGGCATTAAACATAGAAGAGTGTAATGCTATGATTGATGCTGCGAAAAAGTCAGGAAAAGTATTGTCAATTGCATATCACTATCGATTTATGAAGGATTCTCAAGCAGCAAAGCGTGTGATTTTAGAACAGGAAATTGGTAAGCCGATGGTGGCTAGAGCAAGAGCGTTAAGAAGACGAAAGGTACCAGGCTGGGGTGTTTTTACAAATAAGGAGCTTCAGGGTGGCGGAAGCTTGATTGATTATGGCTGCCATTTCTTAGATTTATCTTTATGGTTGCTCGGGAATCCTGAGCCAGTTGAAGTGATGGGAACTACATATAACAAATTAAGTAAAATGCCAAATCAAGTTAATATGTGGGGCAGTTTTGATCATGAAACGTTTGAGGTAGATGATCATGTGACGGCTTACATTAAGTTTGATAATGGAGCATCTATGCTATTTGAAACATCTTGGGCTGCAAATATCAAAGATGATGAGGAAAGCTTGAGTATTTCAGGTGAAACAGGTGGTATTGATTTATTTCCACTTCAGTTAAATCAAGCAAAACATGGAATGCTGCTTAATAGCAACGTAGCTTATATCGAAGGAGAAGAAGATCCAGGTTTACCACAAGCCAAAAACTTCATCAATGCCTGCTTAGGAACAGAGGAGCTTTTAGTAAAACCAGAGGAAGCTTTACATGTATCAAAGATTATCGATGCGATTTATAAGAGTAGTGAAGAAGGTCGGAGTGTAAGGTTAGATTAA
- a CDS encoding response regulator transcription factor, which translates to MKAIIIDDEKHVREGLHLLAEWNRFGIDMIIEAEDGEEAVQLISEHQPEIIFTDMRMPKKDGIGLLKWISDSSLTSKTIVISGYDDFEYMRNAIYYKSFDYILKPIDPEILNETLERAVNEWKDQYKEKTGNTVEEISQKDKNSMYDIEQFLIANYKQDITLQEIADQFYLSREYISRRFKQEYKETITDYVTRIRLEKAKELLCNPHLKIYEIAYHIGYHNEKYFSKVFKKLIGITPNEYRCSHLSK; encoded by the coding sequence ATGAAAGCGATAATCATTGATGATGAAAAACATGTTCGTGAAGGTCTACATTTATTAGCTGAATGGAATCGATTTGGAATTGACATGATTATTGAAGCTGAGGATGGAGAAGAAGCTGTTCAACTTATATCAGAGCACCAGCCTGAAATTATTTTTACGGATATGAGGATGCCCAAAAAGGATGGAATAGGTCTCTTAAAATGGATTTCAGATTCTTCTCTCACAAGTAAAACGATCGTCATCAGTGGATATGATGATTTTGAATATATGAGAAATGCTATCTACTATAAAAGTTTTGACTATATCTTAAAGCCGATTGACCCTGAGATCTTGAATGAAACATTAGAAAGAGCTGTGAATGAATGGAAAGATCAGTATAAGGAGAAAACCGGTAATACGGTCGAAGAGATCTCTCAAAAAGATAAAAATAGTATGTATGATATTGAACAATTTTTAATAGCTAATTATAAACAAGATATTACATTACAAGAAATTGCTGATCAATTTTACCTAAGCAGGGAATATATATCTAGAAGGTTTAAGCAGGAATACAAAGAAACAATTACTGATTATGTCACAAGAATTCGATTAGAGAAGGCAAAGGAGTTATTGTGTAACCCTCATCTCAAAATTTATGAAATCGCCTATCATATTGGATATCATAATGAGAAGTATTTTAGTAAAGTCTTTAAAAAATTGATTGGCATCACTCCAAATGAATATCGCTGTTCCCATTTATCAAAATAA
- a CDS encoding carbohydrate ABC transporter permease, whose amino-acid sequence MNAKYSKKTFLLEVIGILIAFIFLIPFYFVAVNSVKGFAEILIDAAAWPKEILFSNYAKVWEIINFPRAFWNSLVITVFSNIGLVVISSMAAWKMVRTPGKLSKFLFIFFVSAMVIPFQTVMIPLMKLGGALNLTNSIPGLIIMYFGFGVPLSLFLYHGFVKTVPMEIEESARVDGCSQFGVFWRIVFPLLKPITVTVVILNTLWIWNDFLLPMLVLQDAELRTIPLATSSFFAQYTKQWDMGLAALVLGITPVIIFFLFLQKHIIKGIAAGSIK is encoded by the coding sequence ATGAATGCAAAGTATTCGAAAAAGACTTTTTTGCTTGAAGTTATTGGTATTCTAATCGCCTTTATCTTCCTTATCCCATTTTACTTTGTAGCAGTCAATTCAGTAAAAGGCTTTGCTGAAATCTTAATTGATGCAGCAGCATGGCCAAAAGAAATACTGTTTTCAAATTATGCAAAGGTATGGGAAATCATTAACTTTCCACGGGCGTTTTGGAATTCATTAGTGATTACCGTATTTAGCAATATAGGGCTAGTTGTAATTAGTTCAATGGCAGCCTGGAAAATGGTACGAACACCGGGGAAGCTTAGTAAGTTTTTATTTATCTTCTTTGTCTCAGCGATGGTCATTCCGTTTCAGACGGTGATGATTCCGCTAATGAAGCTAGGTGGTGCTCTGAATCTTACAAATAGTATCCCAGGGTTAATCATCATGTACTTCGGATTTGGTGTTCCATTGTCATTATTCTTATATCACGGGTTTGTAAAAACAGTGCCTATGGAAATCGAGGAATCTGCTCGAGTAGATGGCTGTAGTCAATTTGGAGTGTTTTGGAGAATTGTTTTCCCACTCTTGAAACCGATTACAGTAACTGTTGTTATTTTAAATACGCTTTGGATTTGGAATGATTTCTTATTACCAATGCTTGTTTTACAAGATGCTGAATTAAGAACAATTCCGTTGGCAACAAGTTCATTTTTTGCACAATATACGAAGCAATGGGATATGGGGCTCGCAGCGTTAGTGTTAGGTATTACTCCAGTCATCATTTTCTTCCTATTCTTACAAAAACATATTATTAAAGGAATTGCGGCAGGATCCATTAAGTAG
- a CDS encoding carbohydrate ABC transporter permease, with the protein MKRKTNLLKILSYAAFVGPALLFFLVIQIIPFFMGIYYSFTSWNGVSSTVEWVGLENYIKIFSNDRQFMESFLFTTKFMFAAVIISNLIGFSLALLLNAALKTRNILRTVYFIPNVIGGLLLGFIWQFIFVKGFASIGAITNIPFFKLAWLGDEKTAFWGIVIVFAWQISGYMMVIYIAALQGLDTNLLEAAKIDGANSWTILRKIIIPLILPAFTICFFLTISMAFKIFDLNLSLTGGGPFNSTQSVAINIYQEAFQNNRYGLGTAKSILFFLVVAIFTTVQVLATKKREVEA; encoded by the coding sequence ATGAAAAGAAAAACGAATCTACTTAAAATATTGAGCTATGCAGCATTCGTTGGTCCAGCTCTTTTATTCTTTCTGGTGATTCAAATCATTCCGTTTTTTATGGGAATCTATTATTCTTTTACATCTTGGAATGGAGTTAGTTCAACTGTCGAGTGGGTCGGGTTAGAGAATTATATAAAAATCTTCTCCAATGATAGACAATTTATGGAATCATTCTTATTCACAACAAAATTTATGTTTGCTGCAGTTATCATAAGTAATTTAATTGGTTTCAGCTTAGCTTTATTATTAAATGCAGCATTAAAGACTCGAAATATATTAAGAACCGTATATTTCATACCAAATGTAATTGGTGGACTATTACTTGGATTTATCTGGCAGTTCATTTTTGTGAAAGGGTTCGCATCAATCGGCGCAATTACTAACATACCTTTCTTTAAATTGGCATGGCTGGGTGATGAAAAAACAGCGTTTTGGGGAATTGTTATTGTGTTTGCTTGGCAAATAAGTGGTTATATGATGGTCATTTATATAGCGGCATTACAAGGGTTGGATACAAATCTGCTAGAAGCTGCTAAAATAGACGGTGCGAATAGTTGGACGATATTAAGAAAAATTATTATTCCTTTAATCCTTCCAGCGTTTACAATTTGTTTCTTCTTAACCATTTCGATGGCTTTCAAAATCTTTGATCTAAATTTATCATTAACAGGTGGAGGTCCATTTAACTCTACGCAATCGGTTGCAATTAACATATATCAAGAGGCATTCCAAAATAACCGTTATGGACTTGGTACAGCTAAATCAATACTATTCTTCTTAGTTGTTGCTATATTTACGACAGTTCAGGTGCTTGCTACAAAGAAAAGGGAGGTCGAGGCTTAA
- a CDS encoding sensor histidine kinase translates to MFKKSIRNKLIFLLLLATIIPFGTSIYITYVHTKESITNQVVEENSNLLYQGKVNLESYIRELNGLTLSLYNNPDFMNYMRSAHKENNYMTIGTVKSVLQTILYAEDHIDRVYISFLDENKLVSISKRSTVAFSSNIKETYLEYYQKTKDSPFNMHIEPIHYQYGDDSLVKPRPKNVFSIHRAFTNIPSKDILAYISLEVSPDEIFNISENLYNREREEFYILSPHGKLVYSSNVKITDNEVNQEWISELLATEPESGTKEWNEDQFHGMMIYDKMDNSAGGWILIKRIPYSTLYESALSVTKINILFGIIGLLLVILATMFVTFKITSPIRILLQNIQQVEAGNMQVQFSSLGGKDEIGILGERFKGMIEKINDLINREYKLELENKTNQLKVLQSQINPHFLYNALQSIGTIALKNKVPQIYTLITHLSKIMRYGMNTDEQLVPLIKEINYTKAYLLLQKERFGDNLDYLVDVHEDVMQVIVPKMVIQPIIENYFKHGFDIREGIGKIRLRCSRDESFLQIEIRDNGLGISENRLNEIHQHFEEGIQKLDGEESNIGLKNVYVRLKLYYNGEASLQLKNRDSGGLKVIIRLPITLKDGENESDNH, encoded by the coding sequence ATGTTCAAAAAAAGCATCCGAAATAAATTAATATTCTTACTCCTATTAGCGACTATTATTCCTTTCGGGACTTCCATCTACATAACCTATGTCCACACAAAAGAATCAATCACCAATCAAGTGGTCGAAGAAAATAGTAATCTCCTATATCAAGGAAAGGTAAATCTAGAGAGTTACATAAGAGAACTTAATGGCCTTACACTGTCGTTATACAATAATCCGGATTTTATGAATTATATGAGATCTGCACACAAAGAAAACAATTACATGACAATTGGTACCGTGAAGAGTGTATTGCAAACCATTCTTTATGCGGAGGATCACATCGACCGAGTCTACATCTCATTTTTAGATGAAAATAAGCTTGTTTCCATATCCAAAAGGTCAACGGTTGCTTTTTCATCAAATATAAAGGAAACCTATCTAGAGTATTATCAAAAAACAAAAGATAGTCCTTTTAATATGCATATTGAGCCTATCCATTATCAATATGGAGATGATTCGCTTGTTAAACCGCGTCCCAAAAATGTTTTCTCGATTCACCGAGCGTTTACAAATATTCCTTCAAAAGACATTCTTGCTTATATCTCTTTAGAGGTTTCACCTGATGAGATATTCAATATTAGTGAAAACCTTTATAACCGAGAGCGAGAGGAATTCTATATTTTATCTCCACATGGGAAATTAGTGTATAGCTCAAATGTGAAAATTACGGATAATGAAGTGAATCAAGAATGGATTTCGGAATTACTTGCAACTGAACCTGAAAGTGGTACAAAAGAATGGAATGAAGATCAGTTTCATGGGATGATGATTTACGATAAAATGGACAATTCTGCAGGTGGGTGGATTTTAATTAAGAGAATTCCTTATTCAACCCTGTATGAAAGCGCTCTTTCTGTCACGAAAATCAATATTTTATTTGGAATTATTGGCTTGTTACTAGTGATCTTGGCGACTATGTTTGTCACTTTTAAGATTACATCACCGATTAGGATCTTATTGCAAAACATTCAGCAGGTCGAGGCGGGGAATATGCAGGTGCAATTTTCTTCACTGGGTGGTAAGGACGAAATTGGAATACTTGGCGAACGCTTTAAGGGTATGATTGAAAAAATTAATGACTTAATTAATCGAGAATATAAGCTTGAGCTGGAAAATAAGACGAATCAATTGAAGGTTCTACAATCACAAATCAATCCGCATTTTTTATATAATGCCTTACAATCAATTGGAACCATCGCATTGAAAAATAAAGTTCCACAAATTTATACGCTTATTACACACTTATCAAAAATAATGAGATATGGGATGAACACAGATGAGCAGCTTGTTCCATTAATAAAAGAAATCAATTATACAAAGGCGTATCTGCTTTTACAGAAGGAACGGTTTGGTGATAATCTAGATTATTTAGTTGACGTTCATGAAGATGTGATGCAGGTAATAGTTCCTAAGATGGTGATACAACCGATTATTGAGAATTATTTTAAGCATGGATTCGATATAAGAGAAGGTATTGGGAAAATCAGATTGAGATGTAGTCGGGATGAGTCCTTTTTGCAAATCGAAATACGTGATAATGGATTAGGAATATCAGAGAATCGCCTAAACGAAATTCATCAGCATTTTGAAGAAGGAATTCAAAAACTAGATGGAGAAGAATCAAATATCGGATTAAAAAATGTATATGTCCGATTGAAGCTCTATTATAATGGAGAAGCCTCTTTACAATTGAAAAACCGCGACAGTGGTGGACTAAAGGTGATTATAAGGCTACCTATTACGTTAAAGGATGGGGAAAATGAAAGCGATAATCATTGA
- a CDS encoding amidase domain-containing protein: MKDQLRELIHRRVQLYVGKDERNGISLGVEEASKIYKKKESYQKRNAEIIKCKAETKVLSQDEMEEEIHLDYLVHFQYLVKQKENIFLEEAYEERRARFRDNKMIDDRELIKSFSEADRIPIHSENDVVDRERVQYTYDRLAAVKYAERWWNDYNPEYKKFDVDCTNYISQCIHAGGVPMNGFTNRSKGWWMKNNNWSFSWSVANSMRWHLSGSKSGLQAKEVSGPEDLLLGDIICYDFEGDGKYNHTTIVVAKDYDGMPLVNAHTQNSRMRYWAYEDSTAYTPNIKYKFFSIIDVNS; this comes from the coding sequence TTGAAAGATCAACTAAGAGAATTAATTCATCGAAGAGTTCAATTATATGTTGGTAAAGACGAGAGAAATGGAATTAGCTTGGGTGTTGAAGAAGCTTCTAAAATATACAAGAAAAAAGAAAGCTATCAGAAGCGAAACGCTGAAATCATAAAATGTAAGGCCGAAACAAAGGTGCTAAGCCAGGATGAAATGGAAGAAGAGATTCATTTAGATTATCTTGTGCATTTTCAATACTTAGTGAAACAAAAAGAAAACATCTTTCTTGAAGAAGCGTATGAAGAACGGAGAGCAAGGTTTCGTGATAATAAAATGATTGATGATCGTGAACTAATTAAATCATTTAGCGAAGCTGACCGTATACCAATCCATTCAGAAAATGATGTAGTTGATCGTGAACGTGTACAATACACGTACGATCGTTTAGCTGCTGTAAAATATGCGGAACGTTGGTGGAATGATTATAATCCGGAATACAAGAAATTTGATGTTGATTGTACGAACTATATTTCTCAATGCATTCATGCAGGAGGAGTCCCGATGAATGGCTTTACTAACCGGAGCAAAGGCTGGTGGATGAAAAATAATAATTGGAGCTTCAGTTGGTCGGTTGCCAATTCGATGCGTTGGCACTTAAGTGGCTCTAAATCAGGCTTACAAGCTAAAGAAGTCTCAGGCCCAGAAGACTTGCTCCTTGGTGACATCATTTGTTATGATTTTGAAGGTGATGGAAAGTACAATCACACGACAATTGTGGTTGCGAAAGACTATGATGGAATGCCATTAGTAAACGCACATACTCAAAATAGTCGAATGAGATATTGGGCATATGAGGATTCAACTGCATATACACCGAATATTAAGTATAAATTCTTTTCGATTATTGATGTAAATAGTTAA
- a CDS encoding B3/B4 domain-containing protein: MEITISPSLKNLIPGFKLGVITYSNIDVADSPQMVKGRLQLFQENIFFDLQEKEFSDYEGLKEWKAAFKAVGTDPNRYRPSVEALYRRIKKQNYIGTINSAADINNFFSLQYEVPIGIYDVEHLAGDTVEIRIGTVNDEYEGINGRIVSMDKKILSSDMQGAFGSPIVDSARSAVTTSTQNAIQLVYLRPSMDIEESLKLVKSLKDMFLQIHGGEATTSIIS; encoded by the coding sequence ATGGAAATCACCATTTCACCATCACTAAAAAATCTTATTCCAGGCTTTAAGCTTGGTGTTATCACTTATTCTAACATTGATGTAGCAGACTCTCCACAAATGGTCAAAGGGCGACTTCAACTGTTTCAAGAAAATATCTTTTTTGACCTACAAGAAAAGGAATTCTCTGATTATGAGGGGTTAAAGGAATGGAAAGCTGCTTTTAAAGCTGTTGGAACAGATCCCAATAGGTATCGACCTTCTGTTGAAGCATTATACAGACGAATTAAAAAGCAAAATTACATTGGTACCATTAATTCAGCTGCTGATATTAATAACTTTTTTTCTCTACAGTACGAGGTTCCTATTGGTATTTATGATGTAGAACACTTAGCTGGTGACACAGTTGAGATACGGATTGGCACCGTGAATGATGAGTACGAGGGAATTAACGGGAGAATTGTGTCCATGGATAAAAAAATTCTTTCATCCGATATGCAAGGGGCTTTTGGCAGTCCTATTGTTGATTCCGCTCGCTCTGCTGTAACTACCTCAACTCAAAATGCAATTCAGCTTGTTTACCTTAGACCATCAATGGATATTGAAGAATCGTTAAAGTTAGTTAAATCATTAAAAGATATGTTTCTTCAAATCCATGGTGGAGAAGCAACTACATCAATAATTAGCTAA
- a CDS encoding ABC transporter substrate-binding protein — MKKSRLVLIFLSMFLMVGIIAGCGNEKSNGETPNTDTDNGGDEVVTLDFFQFKVEIADQLQEMINEFEAEHPNIKIKLETVGGGADYGAALKAKFASGEKPDIFNNGGFKELELWKEHLADLSEEPWVEHVLPIGKVPMTDTDGKLYGMPVNLEGYGFIYNKDLFEKAGITEPPTTVSELKDAAQKLEDAGITPFAAGYGEWWVIGQHLLNIPFAQHEDPVAYIEGLYDGSQKIVGDEQFMQFKEVLDTEIKFANDNPLTTDYNTQVTLFASGQAAMLQQGNWTENMIYEINPEINMAFLPIPINDDEAASDRLPIGVPNNWVLNKNSEHLEEAKLFLNWMVSSETGKRYLTEEFAFIPAFDNIEPAGLGDLGLSILEYSKDDKTIPWTWFRWPDGANKEFAATIQEYATGKIDYDTVLERFQSTWDNLK; from the coding sequence ATGAAGAAAAGCCGATTAGTACTGATTTTCTTATCGATGTTTTTAATGGTTGGAATCATTGCCGGATGTGGAAATGAGAAGTCCAACGGAGAAACACCTAATACAGATACAGACAATGGTGGAGACGAAGTTGTAACACTTGATTTCTTTCAATTCAAGGTAGAGATTGCAGATCAACTCCAAGAAATGATCAATGAATTTGAAGCAGAGCATCCAAATATTAAAATTAAGCTTGAAACAGTTGGCGGTGGTGCTGATTATGGTGCAGCATTAAAAGCGAAATTTGCTTCAGGTGAAAAGCCTGACATTTTTAACAATGGAGGTTTTAAGGAGCTTGAGCTTTGGAAGGAGCATTTAGCGGACCTGTCAGAGGAACCATGGGTAGAGCATGTACTTCCAATTGGTAAGGTTCCTATGACTGATACTGATGGTAAGCTTTATGGAATGCCAGTAAACCTTGAAGGTTATGGATTTATCTATAATAAAGACTTATTTGAAAAGGCAGGTATTACTGAGCCTCCAACAACAGTATCTGAACTAAAAGATGCTGCCCAAAAGCTTGAAGATGCAGGTATTACTCCATTTGCAGCTGGTTATGGTGAGTGGTGGGTAATTGGTCAACATTTATTAAATATTCCATTCGCTCAGCATGAAGACCCAGTTGCATATATTGAGGGATTATATGATGGTTCGCAAAAAATTGTAGGTGACGAACAGTTTATGCAGTTTAAAGAAGTACTTGATACTGAAATTAAATTTGCAAATGATAATCCATTAACAACAGACTACAATACGCAAGTAACGCTATTTGCATCAGGTCAAGCGGCGATGCTACAACAAGGAAACTGGACAGAAAATATGATTTATGAAATTAATCCAGAAATTAATATGGCATTTTTACCAATTCCAATTAATGATGATGAAGCAGCATCAGATCGTTTGCCAATTGGGGTTCCGAATAACTGGGTTCTTAACAAAAATTCAGAACACCTAGAAGAAGCTAAACTATTCCTAAATTGGATGGTATCATCTGAAACTGGAAAGAGATATTTAACAGAAGAATTCGCATTCATTCCAGCCTTTGATAATATTGAACCAGCTGGATTAGGTGATTTAGGCTTATCAATTCTTGAATACTCAAAAGATGACAAGACCATTCCTTGGACATGGTTCAGATGGCCAGATGGTGCAAATAAAGAATTTGCAGCAACCATTCAAGAATATGCTACTGGTAAAATAGACTACGACACAGTTCTCGAACGCTTCCAAAGTACTTGGGATAACTTAAAATAG